The following proteins are encoded in a genomic region of Lactiplantibacillus plantarum:
- a CDS encoding Hsp20/alpha crystallin family protein yields MRQQLFGHHLDDLLKPTKLLKRAHREAENVLNAHVGMKTDVVEHDDDYTVTAELPGFDKDAITVKYADEWLTIRAHRSQDDRNDDGRVLHRERMDADFTRKFHLTNVVREEIQAHYQAGLLTVTLPKTVADSEGKIEIQ; encoded by the coding sequence ATGCGCCAGCAATTATTCGGTCATCATCTGGATGATCTACTAAAGCCCACCAAATTATTGAAGCGGGCTCACCGGGAAGCAGAGAACGTCTTAAACGCACACGTTGGGATGAAAACGGACGTGGTTGAACATGACGATGATTACACCGTAACGGCAGAATTACCCGGTTTTGATAAGGACGCTATTACGGTGAAGTATGCTGACGAATGGCTAACTATTCGGGCGCACCGGTCGCAAGACGATCGTAACGATGACGGGCGCGTACTCCATCGCGAACGGATGGACGCGGACTTTACCCGGAAGTTTCATCTAACGAATGTCGTGCGCGAAGAGATTCAAGCGCATTATCAAGCAGGACTGCTGACCGTGACGTTGCCAAAAACCGTTGCGGATAGCGAAGGTAAGATAGAAATACAATAA
- a CDS encoding MDR family MFS transporter — protein sequence MQKEVRLRWLFLANLLNNAGAAFMWPLTTVYMHNYLKQSLTFSGIILFLMSLAMIAGNFIGGRLFDHWRPYYTALLGGGISTAILTTLIFWHSLWPYAIGLIIVGFGDGISMTVVNAYAATVTTRSNRYVFNMLYLALNVGVVIGTLLVGYLLELGINVVFMVATVCYLGLMTITLSTFNVTPTVRTEKAAPQKRDVTPKNHCQLIWMICLMIFTIYLSYALWESILSVHMTNLGIPFRRYSEVWTINGLLIIVSQPIVALFNERFKIGTQIGLGITLFALSFLGLVFARQYVDFIFIMVVLTIGEVIGLPIAPAWVDDMAADDQRGKYQGRYNMALSLGRAVGPLFGGMMVAQFSYSLLFITVTILMLGSLALVLWRARREHLLNG from the coding sequence ATGCAAAAAGAAGTTCGGTTACGGTGGCTGTTTCTAGCCAATTTGCTGAATAATGCGGGTGCCGCTTTTATGTGGCCATTAACAACGGTCTACATGCATAATTATCTCAAACAAAGCTTGACGTTTTCGGGAATTATTCTTTTTTTGATGTCGTTGGCTATGATTGCTGGTAACTTTATTGGCGGGCGCTTGTTTGATCACTGGCGACCATATTATACAGCGCTACTTGGTGGTGGTATTTCGACCGCAATTTTAACAACGTTGATTTTCTGGCATAGTTTGTGGCCTTACGCGATTGGCTTGATCATTGTCGGCTTTGGTGATGGTATCAGCATGACAGTCGTCAATGCCTATGCCGCAACGGTAACGACTAGATCCAACCGGTATGTTTTTAACATGCTTTATTTAGCACTCAACGTTGGGGTCGTTATTGGGACATTATTGGTCGGTTACTTGTTGGAACTAGGTATCAATGTGGTGTTCATGGTGGCAACAGTTTGCTACCTTGGTCTTATGACGATTACGCTAAGTACCTTTAACGTCACACCGACTGTTCGGACAGAGAAAGCTGCGCCACAGAAGCGGGATGTGACGCCTAAAAATCACTGTCAATTAATCTGGATGATTTGTTTGATGATTTTCACCATTTATCTGAGTTATGCCTTATGGGAAAGTATTCTTTCCGTGCACATGACCAACTTGGGGATTCCGTTCCGCCGGTATAGTGAAGTTTGGACGATTAACGGGCTATTAATTATTGTGAGTCAGCCGATCGTGGCGTTATTCAACGAACGATTTAAGATTGGCACTCAGATTGGCTTGGGCATTACGCTATTTGCCTTATCATTCTTGGGATTAGTATTTGCCCGGCAATACGTTGATTTTATTTTTATCATGGTGGTTTTAACGATCGGTGAGGTCATTGGCTTACCGATTGCACCCGCCTGGGTCGATGATATGGCGGCTGATGATCAGCGCGGAAAATATCAAGGCCGATACAACATGGCTTTGTCATTGGGACGAGCTGTGGGACCATTGTTCGGTGGCATGATGGTGGCTCAGTTCTCCTACTCGTTATTGTTTATTACGGTGACTATCTTAATGTTAGGTAGTTTGGCGTTAGTCTTGTGGCGCGCCCGGCGAGAACACTTATTAAATGGTTAA
- a CDS encoding SdpI family protein has protein sequence MANNNFGLALGFLVILLLWIYQRVRMPKMRSLAGYMSRRAIENEETWRFAQRFYSMFGIEIFSILLIGAIIGGLFKIPLLQSFNFQAIALAVGLIMQNVATERELKHQFPKSPQH, from the coding sequence ATGGCGAATAACAACTTTGGCTTGGCGTTAGGCTTCCTAGTGATTCTGTTGCTCTGGATCTATCAACGCGTGCGAATGCCTAAGATGCGCTCACTCGCTGGCTACATGTCGCGACGCGCGATTGAAAATGAGGAAACATGGCGGTTCGCACAACGCTTCTATTCAATGTTTGGCATCGAAATCTTTTCCATTTTGTTAATCGGCGCGATTATTGGTGGTCTGTTCAAGATTCCGCTATTGCAAAGCTTTAATTTTCAAGCCATCGCCTTAGCGGTTGGTTTGATCATGCAAAACGTTGCAACTGAGCGTGAACTGAAACACCAGTTCCCAAAATCTCCGCAACATTAG
- a CDS encoding MerR family transcriptional regulator encodes MRLFTIPAEQTAFSTKEVVVITGMTKDALRYYEQQQLIGPVPRNHNNYRQYSRQNLERLQFVATFRQLGLDLKLLSGDGHIPNRAQRIQELSSYRATVKKQIAQLQATDQFLAHKIAYFEASPNH; translated from the coding sequence ATGAGACTTTTCACCATTCCAGCCGAACAAACGGCATTTAGTACCAAAGAGGTTGTCGTCATCACCGGTATGACCAAGGACGCCCTCCGTTATTATGAACAACAACAGTTGATTGGGCCCGTACCACGCAACCACAACAACTACCGACAGTATTCACGTCAAAATTTAGAGCGTCTACAATTCGTTGCCACTTTTCGGCAATTAGGCCTTGATCTAAAACTACTCAGCGGTGACGGCCACATTCCAAACCGGGCCCAGCGAATCCAAGAACTGAGCTCATATCGTGCTACTGTGAAAAAGCAAATCGCTCAATTACAGGCAACTGATCAGTTTTTAGCACATAAGATTGCTTACTTTGAAGCTTCTCCAAATCATTAA
- the zwf gene encoding glucose-6-phosphate dehydrogenase, with amino-acid sequence MSNEKIALFTIFGGTGDLAQRKLYPSLFKLYQKGYLKDHFAVIGTARRPWTDDHYHEVISDSLADLNADQETVTQFASHFYYQSHDVTDAEHYRTLKKLSEKLDAQYGLQGNRIFYLAMAPNFFGTIAQHLRSENILTDNGFNRVIIEKPFGHDYESAKELNDQLTATFNENQIYRIDHYLGKEMIQNITAIRFGNNIWESLWNNRYIDNVQITLSEKLGVEERAVYYDNSGALRDMVQNHILQILSLLTMDQPVEFTENDIDVEKVKALRSLRPLKPEEVATNFVRGQYGAGDDAKAYRDEDKISSDSNTDTFVAGKVMIDNYRWSGVPFYIRTGKRLADKFTRIDVVFKRPVVNIFNHEDVRANDDAATSLDPNILTINVEPTEGFELRMNAKAIGQGFVTTPVKLNYSHDAEATAGSPEAYERLLHDALNGDATNFTHWQEVADSWKFVDVIQKYWDEHQPEFPNYRPGTMGPDAADELLRQDGHRWVYRN; translated from the coding sequence ATGAGTAACGAAAAAATTGCCTTATTCACCATCTTTGGCGGTACTGGTGACCTCGCACAGCGTAAACTGTACCCGTCACTATTTAAGCTCTATCAAAAGGGCTATCTCAAGGACCACTTTGCCGTTATTGGGACGGCTCGGCGTCCTTGGACTGATGATCACTATCATGAAGTTATTAGTGACTCCCTAGCTGATCTGAATGCTGATCAGGAAACGGTGACGCAATTTGCGAGCCATTTTTATTATCAATCGCATGACGTTACTGATGCTGAACATTACCGAACTTTGAAAAAATTATCAGAAAAGCTGGACGCCCAATATGGTTTACAAGGCAACCGGATCTTCTACTTAGCAATGGCACCAAACTTCTTCGGTACGATTGCCCAACACTTACGTTCCGAAAATATTCTGACAGATAACGGTTTTAACCGCGTCATTATCGAAAAGCCTTTTGGTCATGATTATGAAAGTGCCAAGGAACTTAACGACCAATTAACGGCTACTTTTAACGAAAATCAGATTTATCGAATTGACCACTACCTTGGTAAAGAAATGATTCAAAATATCACGGCCATTCGTTTTGGCAATAATATTTGGGAATCATTATGGAACAACCGTTACATCGACAATGTCCAAATTACGTTAAGTGAAAAACTGGGTGTCGAAGAACGGGCCGTTTACTATGATAACAGCGGTGCCTTGCGGGATATGGTCCAAAATCACATTTTGCAAATTTTGAGTCTGTTAACAATGGATCAACCAGTTGAATTCACTGAAAATGATATCGACGTGGAAAAGGTCAAGGCTTTACGGAGCTTACGACCACTTAAACCAGAAGAAGTCGCAACCAACTTTGTCCGTGGTCAATACGGTGCCGGCGATGATGCTAAAGCTTACCGCGACGAAGATAAGATTTCATCAGATTCTAACACCGATACTTTCGTCGCTGGTAAAGTCATGATCGATAATTATCGGTGGTCCGGAGTGCCGTTTTACATCCGGACTGGGAAACGCTTAGCCGATAAGTTCACGCGAATCGACGTGGTGTTCAAACGGCCAGTCGTCAATATCTTCAATCATGAAGACGTCCGAGCTAATGACGACGCAGCAACCAGTCTCGATCCAAACATCTTGACAATCAACGTTGAACCGACTGAAGGCTTCGAGCTCCGCATGAATGCTAAAGCAATCGGCCAAGGCTTCGTAACCACCCCGGTCAAGTTGAATTATTCTCACGATGCTGAAGCCACGGCTGGTAGCCCAGAAGCTTACGAACGTTTGCTTCACGATGCCTTAAATGGCGACGCAACCAACTTTACCCACTGGCAAGAGGTTGCCGATTCGTGGAAATTCGTTGACGTCATTCAAAAATACTGGGATGAACATCAACCCGAATTTCCAAACTACCGCCCTGGTACAATGGGACCAGATGCGGCCGATGAATTATTACGTCAAGATGGTCACCGCTGGGTCTACCGCAACTAG
- a CDS encoding cation:proton antiporter gives MNLMVSSFILVLAAVVSIFISRVMPQISVNYLSLIVGIGLFFIPVLSNHIENFNSEIFIGLIVAPLLFFEGQATRLNAVGKELKHIIQTTVGLVILALIVAGFSLAGLGLVGLPLAFILAAISTPTDATAMESVTNGLEMPSTEGTFLKMESLFNDASGIILLNMAVLWYANGYINYGQTIIDFIISAVGGVLFGFVSAWIMVLFRQVLLRSSYNSLNASLLMYVITPFILYYAAEAIHVSGIITVVVAGLVHNAEAQRSRLINAQQVHFAFDLVSMITEIFNSMVFVVLGFMFIKILVNEQFGHGSLNFLLIGLVLYISNVLVRYSYGRLRLSFKNRPAWIFALGGVHGAVTLALAYTLTDTAVGRGDFNLVLMAASTLIILSMVVPTIIFRWLLKPALTDDEATSEIDQIRVAMVHHAIDTVQKMYLPSNVKESVIFDLMTQKQRTRTRDFARAWVDVVRRPEFTGAEKELEMRAFMNALEQERQYLDMISQREVKYQKYVFKLYNETLLAESLVIGPTIFDKDKATE, from the coding sequence GTGAATTTGATGGTTTCCAGTTTTATTCTGGTGTTGGCTGCGGTTGTTAGTATTTTTATTTCCCGGGTAATGCCGCAAATATCTGTGAACTACTTGAGTCTGATCGTCGGTATTGGCTTGTTTTTTATTCCAGTTTTGAGCAATCATATTGAAAACTTCAATTCTGAAATCTTTATTGGCCTGATTGTTGCGCCACTCCTGTTTTTTGAAGGACAAGCCACTCGACTGAATGCCGTTGGTAAGGAATTAAAGCACATTATCCAAACGACAGTTGGACTAGTCATTCTTGCCTTAATTGTCGCGGGATTTAGCTTGGCAGGGCTGGGATTAGTCGGCTTGCCGTTAGCTTTTATTCTAGCGGCTATCAGTACGCCGACCGACGCCACGGCAATGGAATCGGTGACGAACGGTTTGGAGATGCCATCAACTGAGGGAACTTTTTTAAAAATGGAGTCGTTGTTTAATGATGCTTCTGGCATCATCTTATTGAACATGGCGGTTCTCTGGTATGCTAATGGCTATATTAACTATGGGCAAACGATTATTGATTTTATTATTTCAGCTGTGGGTGGGGTACTCTTTGGTTTTGTCAGTGCCTGGATCATGGTTCTGTTTCGGCAAGTATTGTTACGCTCTTCGTATAATTCGTTGAATGCGTCGCTGTTGATGTACGTGATTACGCCCTTTATTTTGTATTATGCTGCTGAGGCGATTCACGTTTCTGGAATCATTACGGTTGTGGTTGCGGGATTAGTGCATAATGCGGAAGCCCAACGAAGCCGGTTAATTAATGCACAACAAGTTCATTTTGCTTTTGACTTGGTGAGCATGATTACTGAAATCTTTAATAGCATGGTGTTTGTGGTTCTTGGATTCATGTTTATCAAAATTCTTGTTAACGAACAATTCGGGCATGGGTCCTTGAACTTTTTGTTGATTGGGCTTGTTCTGTATATTAGCAATGTGCTGGTGCGTTACAGCTATGGTCGGTTGCGGTTGAGTTTCAAAAATCGGCCCGCATGGATTTTTGCGTTAGGTGGCGTGCACGGTGCGGTAACGCTGGCCTTAGCCTATACGTTAACCGATACTGCGGTCGGACGTGGTGACTTTAACTTGGTTCTAATGGCTGCCAGTACGTTGATTATTCTGAGTATGGTCGTGCCGACGATTATTTTTCGCTGGTTGCTAAAGCCGGCGTTGACTGATGATGAGGCAACTAGTGAGATTGATCAGATTCGGGTGGCGATGGTTCACCACGCGATTGATACAGTTCAGAAAATGTATTTGCCGTCGAATGTGAAAGAATCCGTCATTTTTGATTTGATGACCCAGAAACAACGGACTAGGACTCGTGATTTTGCGCGTGCCTGGGTTGACGTTGTTCGGCGACCGGAATTTACTGGTGCAGAAAAAGAATTAGAGATGCGAGCATTTATGAATGCACTCGAACAAGAACGGCAATATTTGGATATGATTTCACAACGAGAGGTCAAGTATCAGAAGTACGTTTTTAAATTGTACAATGAAACCTTATTAGCGGAATCACTAGTCATCGGCCCCACAATATTTGATAAGGATAAGGCAACGGAATAG
- a CDS encoding DUF1836 domain-containing protein, with product MAANETYADWQARMAKVILPKWIELPNFDLYMDQVLLLINETLQPLGADPVTAAMINNYVKHKVILSPVKKKYQIMQLADIIVISLLKPSYPLDKIRQGIDQVTATGYPKRAYDNFITVLTNQLHHPDDPITISDQDLSHSLTTAAAQLIVNKLRTDELLRLNQVQTKPQQIEK from the coding sequence ATGGCAGCTAATGAGACTTATGCAGATTGGCAAGCCCGCATGGCAAAGGTGATTCTGCCGAAGTGGATCGAGTTACCGAACTTTGACTTATATATGGATCAGGTCCTATTATTAATTAATGAAACGTTGCAGCCATTAGGTGCTGATCCAGTTACTGCCGCAATGATCAATAATTATGTCAAACATAAAGTGATCTTGTCACCAGTCAAGAAGAAATATCAAATTATGCAATTGGCGGATATTATTGTCATTAGCTTACTAAAACCGAGTTATCCACTGGATAAAATTCGTCAGGGAATCGACCAAGTGACTGCGACTGGCTATCCCAAGCGAGCTTACGACAATTTTATTACGGTATTAACGAATCAACTTCATCATCCCGATGATCCAATTACGATTTCTGATCAGGATCTCAGTCACAGTTTAACAACCGCAGCGGCTCAACTGATTGTTAATAAATTGCGCACGGATGAATTATTGCGACTTAATCAAGTACAGACCAAGCCACAACAAATTGAAAAATAA
- a CDS encoding hemolysin family protein produces MDSGQIILNLVIIVITFFVAAFFVACEFALVQTRPSALEEEQKKRDKPSKRIATSLHMVRNLNEYLSTTQVGVSLAGIILGWIGEQTTEHFVLDFLSLFNLSVSTAVLRGISIVIGVFLLTYLEVVLTEIVPKNIAIDMPLKVMAVITTPLRWFHVMFYPFVWLLNVSSAGVVKMLGIPVANEDNDVYSQAEILNLSRNAVTGGELERNDYLYMERAFEFNDKIAKDIMIDRTQLVVIDINDTVKQAIRVYLQKRFSRLPVVANNDKDKILGYVYNYDLIRQGEVDDDIRVNKLLRNIITIPETTPIQAILQKMIDKQTPIVVVVDEYGGTSGIVTDKDIYEELFGTVNDEIDNVSNEYIEKQADGTYRISGKMTIYDFERYFKTDLQEFEDSDVVTLTGYILDNFPKIQAGDTIQIGNFNFKALDFENAYINWFEVSAQTDSTPDDHNDDQTQD; encoded by the coding sequence TTGGACAGTGGCCAGATAATTTTAAATTTAGTCATTATTGTCATTACGTTCTTCGTCGCGGCTTTCTTTGTGGCCTGTGAATTTGCACTCGTTCAGACCCGCCCTAGCGCTCTCGAAGAAGAACAAAAAAAACGTGATAAACCGTCAAAACGGATCGCAACTTCTTTGCACATGGTCCGCAACCTTAACGAGTATCTTTCAACCACCCAAGTGGGGGTCTCGTTAGCTGGTATCATTTTAGGTTGGATTGGTGAACAAACAACTGAACACTTTGTGCTTGATTTCTTATCCCTCTTCAACCTATCCGTCTCAACCGCGGTATTACGAGGTATTAGTATCGTCATTGGGGTTTTCCTACTGACCTACTTAGAAGTGGTCTTAACCGAAATCGTGCCTAAAAATATCGCAATCGACATGCCACTCAAAGTAATGGCGGTCATTACGACACCATTACGGTGGTTCCACGTGATGTTCTACCCCTTTGTATGGTTGTTGAATGTCTCATCAGCTGGCGTCGTCAAAATGTTAGGCATTCCAGTTGCGAATGAAGATAACGATGTTTATTCACAAGCCGAAATTCTTAACCTATCACGAAATGCCGTAACTGGCGGTGAGCTTGAACGTAACGATTACCTTTACATGGAGCGGGCATTTGAGTTCAATGACAAGATCGCTAAGGATATCATGATCGACCGTACTCAGCTAGTTGTGATTGATATCAACGATACCGTCAAGCAAGCCATTCGCGTTTATTTACAGAAACGCTTTAGCCGCTTACCCGTCGTAGCTAACAATGATAAGGACAAGATTCTGGGTTACGTTTATAACTATGACTTAATTCGCCAAGGTGAAGTTGACGATGATATTCGGGTCAATAAGTTATTGCGTAATATCATTACAATTCCTGAAACTACACCGATTCAAGCCATTCTCCAAAAGATGATCGACAAACAAACGCCGATCGTCGTCGTGGTTGATGAATATGGTGGGACCAGTGGGATCGTCACTGATAAGGATATTTACGAAGAACTTTTCGGAACCGTCAATGACGAAATCGACAATGTTTCTAACGAATACATCGAAAAGCAGGCCGATGGCACTTACCGCATCAGTGGTAAGATGACCATCTACGACTTTGAACGCTACTTCAAGACCGACTTACAAGAATTTGAAGATTCCGATGTTGTCACTTTGACCGGTTATATTTTGGATAATTTTCCTAAAATCCAAGCCGGTGATACGATTCAAATCGGTAACTTCAATTTCAAAGCGCTTGATTTTGAAAATGCTTATATCAATTGGTTTGAGGTTAGCGCCCAGACGGATAGCACACCTGACGATCATAATGACGATCAAACACAAGACTAA
- a CDS encoding NADP-dependent oxidoreductase, translating to MKTIAINQYGSADEFTMVDMPTTEPQADEVQVAIHAFSLNPMDIAGRMGALSSPFTDLWAFPLVLGWDFAGVITKMGKAITGFNIGDAVFGSAAPAHAANNGTYGEFITVNTKELAHLPAGLSFDQAAALPIAGLTAYYGMKHNLKLQSGQKILVQGGAGGVGLFAIQIAKAFGAYVATTASANHRDLLTRLGADEVIDYHETDPAAVLHDYDAVFDTVGDIDTGLKVLKADGQLATIAGQPTDEQQHDQQKKVAFQFTQGSSQDLADLAQLVVSGQVKLTVATLPFSVANVIKGHRSIESRHTTGKIVIHVTD from the coding sequence ATGAAAACAATTGCTATTAACCAATACGGTTCCGCAGATGAATTTACGATGGTCGACATGCCCACGACCGAACCACAAGCTGATGAAGTTCAAGTTGCGATTCACGCCTTTAGTCTCAATCCCATGGATATTGCTGGCCGGATGGGAGCCCTATCCTCACCCTTTACTGACTTATGGGCCTTTCCATTGGTCTTAGGTTGGGATTTCGCTGGTGTCATTACCAAAATGGGCAAGGCCATCACTGGTTTTAACATCGGTGACGCTGTGTTTGGTTCCGCCGCGCCTGCCCACGCAGCTAATAACGGCACTTATGGTGAATTTATTACTGTTAATACTAAAGAATTAGCCCATCTCCCAGCAGGCTTATCATTTGATCAAGCTGCTGCTTTGCCAATCGCTGGACTAACCGCTTATTACGGCATGAAGCACAATCTTAAGCTGCAATCCGGACAGAAGATTCTGGTGCAGGGTGGAGCTGGTGGTGTTGGCCTCTTTGCAATTCAAATTGCTAAAGCCTTTGGCGCTTACGTCGCGACCACCGCTAGTGCTAATCACCGTGACTTGTTAACTCGCCTAGGGGCCGATGAAGTCATTGATTACCACGAAACCGATCCTGCCGCCGTCTTGCACGACTATGATGCCGTTTTTGACACCGTTGGTGATATTGATACTGGTCTCAAGGTCCTAAAAGCTGACGGCCAGCTCGCAACCATTGCCGGCCAACCGACGGACGAGCAGCAACATGATCAACAGAAAAAAGTTGCCTTTCAGTTCACCCAAGGCTCATCACAAGACCTAGCCGACTTAGCCCAATTAGTTGTCAGCGGTCAAGTGAAGCTAACCGTTGCGACATTACCGTTCTCCGTAGCCAATGTCATTAAGGGTCATCGATCCATCGAAAGTCGCCATACGACGGGTAAAATCGTCATTCACGTGACGGATTAA
- the nrdI gene encoding class Ib ribonucleoside-diphosphate reductase assembly flavoprotein NrdI, protein MSESTINIIYISIEGNTRSFVTGMQDYAKTQHAADDSNPLITLKEITEQSDFAIETEPYFAFVPTYLDGGNGIDNGVKELMTNVLGEYLNYDQNSRFCLGVVGSGNRNFNDQYCLTARRYAEQLDTDMIADYELRGTAVDTERVYNVMKDRLAAYLDNQTF, encoded by the coding sequence GTGAGTGAATCAACAATCAATATCATTTATATCTCCATTGAAGGCAATACCCGCTCATTTGTCACCGGTATGCAGGATTACGCCAAGACCCAGCATGCAGCTGATGATAGCAACCCGTTAATTACCTTAAAAGAAATCACCGAACAGTCAGACTTTGCCATTGAGACTGAACCCTACTTCGCCTTTGTCCCAACCTACCTTGACGGTGGTAACGGCATTGACAATGGGGTTAAGGAATTGATGACCAACGTGTTAGGTGAATATCTTAACTACGATCAAAACTCACGGTTCTGTCTCGGAGTTGTTGGTTCTGGTAACCGTAACTTTAACGATCAGTACTGTCTAACCGCTCGGCGTTATGCTGAACAACTTGACACGGACATGATTGCGGATTATGAGCTTCGCGGGACTGCCGTTGATACTGAACGCGTCTATAACGTGATGAAAGACCGTTTGGCCGCCTATTTAGACAATCAAACCTTTTAA
- the pdxR gene encoding MocR-like pyridoxine biosynthesis transcription factor PdxR has translation MPLNRQSTTPLYIQLYQQMRDDYDATQANHQLWSIRKMAQNLGVSKTTVEQAYDQLLAEGYVYTVPGSGYFYRDRTHWPAAKQALETVPQPTKPRAFTYDFRYGVTQLLSPSWNAWKRAVRLALRQTEQQPTAVYPDAQGLPALRENLVRFLKTTRGVRCTADQIVITSGAKAGLSILLSILPRGTVGIENPGYRGLSELAASYGQTAVPIRVTEDGLDLTQVRARNPQIIYTTPGHQFPLGVVLPIEKRLALLQWAGTQHLIIEDDYDSEYRYSAHPLPALQSLATANQVAYLGTFSRGIDPTLRMGYLVLPPQLVATYHQRYQYRAEMVAGLLQQAMANYFEDGAYYRHLSRNRAANRQKYRVLCHQLAQTKQIRPIATGAGVHLVVQIPGIAQAKLLEALERQQVRIYPLNSNWRDMPTADYYLLGFAGLTLSELTTGVKRLIQVCEQLVG, from the coding sequence TTTCCAAGACCACTGTCGAACAAGCTTACGATCAGTTGCTAGCAGAGGGCTATGTTTATACCGTTCCCGGGAGTGGCTACTTTTATCGCGATCGGACACACTGGCCAGCAGCTAAACAGGCGCTGGAGACTGTGCCACAGCCCACTAAACCCAGGGCGTTCACTTATGATTTTCGGTATGGTGTGACTCAGTTGTTATCGCCAAGTTGGAACGCTTGGAAACGGGCTGTCCGACTAGCGTTGCGTCAGACTGAGCAGCAACCAACGGCCGTTTATCCGGATGCGCAGGGCTTACCGGCTTTACGTGAAAACTTGGTTCGATTTTTGAAAACGACTCGTGGTGTGCGGTGCACAGCGGACCAGATTGTCATCACGAGTGGGGCTAAGGCAGGTCTCAGTATTCTACTTAGTATCTTGCCACGCGGAACGGTCGGAATTGAGAATCCAGGCTACCGCGGTTTATCCGAATTGGCGGCTAGTTATGGACAGACGGCGGTCCCCATCAGAGTGACGGAAGATGGGCTCGATTTGACACAAGTTCGTGCGCGTAATCCTCAGATCATTTATACGACCCCTGGCCATCAATTTCCATTAGGAGTCGTCTTGCCCATCGAGAAACGATTAGCGTTGTTACAATGGGCGGGGACTCAGCATCTCATCATTGAGGATGATTATGATAGTGAATACCGATACAGTGCGCACCCATTACCCGCGCTACAGTCGCTAGCAACGGCTAATCAGGTGGCTTATTTGGGGACATTTTCGCGGGGAATTGATCCGACATTACGGATGGGATATTTGGTCTTACCACCACAACTGGTGGCAACTTATCATCAACGGTATCAATATCGGGCTGAAATGGTGGCCGGCCTGTTACAACAAGCAATGGCTAATTATTTTGAAGATGGGGCGTATTATCGGCACCTTAGTCGAAACCGAGCTGCTAATCGACAAAAGTATCGGGTACTTTGTCACCAGTTAGCGCAAACTAAGCAGATCCGACCAATTGCAACCGGCGCGGGGGTACACTTAGTTGTTCAGATTCCAGGCATTGCACAGGCTAAATTATTAGAAGCCCTAGAACGGCAACAGGTTCGGATTTATCCGCTTAACTCCAATTGGCGCGACATGCCCACGGCGGACTATTACTTGTTAGGGTTTGCCGGGCTGACACTGTCAGAGTTGACGACCGGTGTCAAACGGTTGATTCAAGTTTGTGAACAACTGGTAGGGTAG